A region of Lycium barbarum isolate Lr01 chromosome 3, ASM1917538v2, whole genome shotgun sequence DNA encodes the following proteins:
- the LOC132630367 gene encoding uncharacterized protein LOC132630367: MAPLPENSTIQHFTHQKHTLTFFDNTTKYLCDGCKIHGIGKRYRCHGCDFDLHEHCGTCPMNLSSFLHPDHSLKLVVCKQPHGNRQFDRICKVCRDSVEGLYYGCELCDFDVHPLCTQLPETLCHVLHQAHPLRLMGSAEPGTCAVCRGACGASSWRYRCALCGFDIHIGCVLIQCEKRTTTDRGIPTYVPPSVFPQQQYFGCYAYAVPYWHPDYMPRSQPQQQYLGGYAYAVPCWHPNNMPQSQPQQQYFGGYAYAVPYWHPNYMPQSQPQHQNHGQPQTHYGGGGIGKIMFDLVTRLWNWGIL; this comes from the exons ATGGCACCGCTCCCAGAAAACAGTACTATACAACATTTCACACACCAAAAGCATACATTAACATTTTTTGATAACACCACCAAATACTTATGTGATGGTTGCAAGATTCATGGCATAGGGAAAAGATATCGCTGCCATGGCTGCGATTTTGACCTACATGAACATTGTGGAACATGTCCAATGAATCTTTCTTCGTTCTTGCATCCTGACCATTCGCTCAAGCTTGTCGTCTGCAAGCAGCCACATGGCAATCGCCAATTCGACCGCATTTGCAAGGTTTGTCGTGATTCTGTTGAAGG CCTATATTATGGGTGTGAGCTTTGTGACTTCGATGTCCACCCTCTCTGTACTCAGTTGCCTGAAACACTATGTCATGTCCTACATCAG GCACATCCTTTAAGGCTTATGGGCTCGGCTGAACCAGGAACCTGTGCTGTTTGTAGAGGAGCATGTGGTGCTTCTTCATGGCGTTACAGGTGTGCACTATGTGGATTTGATATTCATATAGGTTGTGTTCTAATACAATGTGAAAAGAGAACGACGACGGACCGAGGAATCCCTACATACGTTCCTCCGTCCGTGTTCCCTCAGCAGCAGTATTTCGGTTGTTATGCTTATGCGGTTCCGTATTGGCACCCTGACTACATGCCACGATCACAACCACAGCAGCAGTATTTGGGTGGTTATGCTTATGCGGTTCCGTGTTGGCACCCTAACAACATGCCACAATCACAACCACAGCAGCAGTATTTCGGTGGTTATGCTTATGCGGTTCCGTATTGGCACCCTAACTACATGCCACAATCACAACCACAGCATCAGAACCATGGGCAGCCTCAGACTCATTATGGTGGTGGAGGAATTGGGAAAATAATGTTTGATCTGGTGACAAGACTTTGGAATTGGGGTATTCTCTAA